One window of Pyrus communis chromosome 12, drPyrComm1.1, whole genome shotgun sequence genomic DNA carries:
- the LOC137711580 gene encoding uncharacterized protein, which produces MSKPQRPQRPKPPPSGRTNLASCIVATIFLIFVVIVILIVYFTVFKPKDPKISVSAVQLPSFSTQNSTVSFTFAQYVSIHNPNRAPFNHYDSTLQLFYSGSQVGFMFIPAGKIEAGQTQFMAANFAVQSFPVSDPNRASGMVQNPMGPTFGDGFSGLSGTGAGPSGPAMQIESRLEMAGRIRVMHFFTHHVEAKSECEVSIAVSDGSVLGFHC; this is translated from the coding sequence ATGAGCAAGCCTCAGCGGCCTCAGCGGCCCAAACCGCCGCCGTCCGGCCGCACAAACCTCGCCTCCTGCATCGTCGCCACCATCTTCCTAATCTTCGTTGTCATCGTCATCCTCATCGTCTACTTCACGGTCTTCAAACCCAAAGACCCCAAAATCTCCGTCTCCGCCGTCCAGCTCCCTTCCTTCTCCACCCAAAACTCCACCGTCAGCTTCACCTTCGCCCAATACGTCTCCATCCACAATCCCAACCGGGCGCCCTTCAACCACTACGACAGCACCCTCCAGCTCTTCTACTCCGGCAGCCAGGTCGGGTTCATGTTCATACCCGCCGGCAAGATCGAAGCGGGTCAGACCCAGTTCATGGCCGCCAACTTCGCCGTCCAGTCGTTCCCGGTCTCCGATCCCAATCGGGCTTCCGGGATGGTCCAGAACCCAATGGGGCCCACTTTCGGAGATGGGTTCAGCGGGTTGAGCGGCACCGGCGCCGGACCCAGCGGCCCCGCAATGCAGATTGAGTCGCGGTTGGAGATGGCGGGTCGGATTCGGGTCATGCACTTTTTCACCCACCATGTGGAGGCAAAATCTGAGTGTGAAGTTTCCATTGCTGTGAGTGATGGATCTGTACTAGGTTTTCACTGTTAg
- the LOC137710830 gene encoding phosphatidylinositol 4-kinase gamma 2: MSLADVALSPGHFASAADGVFESQQGHCSSESIMLYLRVAGSVTPMHVLDSDSIASVKLRIQTCKGFVVKKQKLVFEGRELARNNSLVKDYGITGENVLHLVLRLSDLLHITVRTIGGKEFDFHVDRHRNVGYLKQRVLKKGKAYDPEDQELFFNGEKLDDQRLIDDICKNNDDVIHLVVQKSAEFRAKHYEKDLELSVVAPLSDECREEVNGVANHQSEMVPVVTFQLPFFHPDFLLEPIVVNPMVKLPSYVWDMLNSTFNGLKKGNQPIRSSEGTGGTYFMQDSFQEFISVFKPVDEEPNAVNNPHGLPASPDGEGLKRGTRVGEGAVREVAAYLLDHPKSGPRNLSNETLGFAGVPPTILVRCLHKSFNHPQGYDCSSKNVKMGSLQVFMKNDGSCEDMGPSRFPVEEVHKISVFDLRMANADRHAGNILFRKGEDGKILLIPIDHGYCLPENFEDCTFDWLYWPQARQAYSPDTIEYINSLDAEQDIALLKFYGWDIPTECARTLHISTMLLKKGVKRGLTPFAIGSLMCRENINRESVIEGIVREAQDSLLPGMSEAAFLEVISEIMDSQLDKLTK, from the exons ATGTCTCTTGCTGATGTAGCCCTGAGCCCGGGACATTTTGCTTCTGCTGCTGATGGGGTTTTCGAAAGCCAGCAGGGGCATTGTTCTAGTGAATCAATCATGTTGTATCTCAGGGTTGCTGGCTCCGTGACCCCTATGCATGTTTTGGACTCCGATTCCATTGCTTCGGTGAAGCTAAGGATCCAAACGTGCAAAGGGTTCGTGGTGAAGAAGCAGAAGCTTGTTTTCGAAGGCAGGGAATTGGCCCGGAACAACTCTCTCGTTAAGGACTATGGCATCACTGGTGAGAATGTGTTGCATTTGGTTCTTAGGCTTTCTGATCTTTTGCATATCACTGTTAGGACCATTGGTGGGAAGGAATTTGATTTCCATGTAGATAGACATCGAAATGTCGGGTACCTCAAGCAACGGGTTTTGAAGAAGGGGAAGGCTTATGATCCCGAGGATCAGGAGCTTTTCTTCAATGGTGAAAAGCTTGATGACCAGAGGCTCATCGATGATATTTGTAAGAACAATGATGATGTCATTCACTTGGTGGTTCAGAAATCTGCCGAGTTTAGGGCTAAGCATTATGAGAAAGATTTGGAGCTTTCAGTTGTGGCACCGCTTTCGGATGAATGCAGAGAAGAGGTCAATGGAGTGGCCAACCACCAATCCGAGATGGTTCCCGTTGTAACATTCCAGTTACCTTTTTTCCATCCAGATTTCTTGTTGGAACCAATTGTTGTGAATCCCATGGTTAAGCTTCCCTCTTATGTATGGGACATGCTTAATTCCACATTTAATGGTTTGAAGAAGGGCAATCAACCTATTAGGTCATCCGAAGGCACTGGAGGAACTTATTTCATGCAAGATTCCTTCCAGGAGTTTATTTCTGTTTTCAAGCCTGTGGATGAGGAGCCTAATGCAGTGAACAATCCCCATGGCTTGCCCGCATCCCCAGATGGTGAAGGTTTGAAAAGGGGAACAAGGGTAGGAGAAGGAGCCGTGAGGGAAGTGGCAGCATACTTGTTGGATCATCCCAAGAGTGGGCCTCGCAATTTATCAAACGAGACCCTTGGCTTTGCTGGGGTGCCTCCGACCATTTTGGTTAGGTGCTTGCATAAAAGTTTTAATCATCCTCAGGGGTATGATTGCTCGTCAAAGAATGTTAAGATGGGATCATTGCAAGTGTTCATGAagaatgatggaagttgtgaggACATGGGTCCTAGTCGTTTCCCAGTAGAGGAGGTGCACAAGATTAGTGTTTTTGATTTAAGAATGGCAAATGCAGACAGGCATGCTGGCAATATTTTGTTTAGAAAAGGGGAAGATGGTAAGATACTGCTCATTCCTATTGATCATGGGTACTGCCTTCCAGAGAAT TTTGAAGATTGCACTTTCGATTGGCTTTATTGGCCACAAGCTCGCCAGGCTTATTCTCCTGACACCATTGAGTACATAAATTCTTTGGATGCTGAACAAGATATTgcacttttaaaattttacgGGTGGGACATTCCAACCGAGTGTGCCCGCACACTCCATATCTCCACCATGCTTCTGAAGAAAGGGGTGAAGAGAGGTCTCACCCCTTTTGCCATTGGGAGCCTCATGTGCAGAGAAAACATAAACAGAGAGTCAGTGATTGAGGGGATAGTGCGTGAAGCTCAGGATTCCTTGCTCCCGGGCATGAGTGAAGCTGCATTTCTTGAAGTCATCTCCGAGATCATGGATTCCCAGCTCGACAAGCTTACAAAGTAA